From the Thermovirga lienii DSM 17291 genome, one window contains:
- a CDS encoding hypothetical protein (KEGG: aco:Amico_1482 hypothetical protein~SPTR: Putative uncharacterized protein), protein MKKFFGISILSGILMLTLISAVASAAPYDEIIRKWTRQETYKDDFQAELTIKVTYYASEYIDALIQKEAEKNLWTKDEMENYQYQLLKSLSLEEYVPFYIEFDNRGPAMHMAPFNEQITLWVGKKQYKPVDYEKRFNFALTGKRGGFVYFPRYDEKGKPILEGVKTIRLVINGGISAQTIGKTIEFYWDIDKDSGGAYLAGKAAERLEADRLIKRLEKLNDQKKELQKQLDELDKEIQKIEERLKELQN, encoded by the coding sequence ATGAAAAAGTTTTTTGGGATATCAATACTATCTGGCATTCTTATGCTTACTTTGATATCAGCAGTGGCTTCTGCGGCACCCTACGATGAAATAATTAGAAAATGGACTCGGCAAGAGACGTACAAAGATGATTTTCAGGCAGAGCTTACCATTAAAGTGACGTATTACGCATCAGAGTATATTGATGCCTTGATTCAGAAGGAAGCGGAGAAAAACCTGTGGACCAAGGATGAAATGGAAAACTACCAGTATCAGCTTTTAAAAAGCTTATCACTTGAGGAGTATGTTCCATTTTACATAGAATTTGATAACAGGGGGCCTGCCATGCACATGGCACCTTTCAACGAGCAAATCACCCTGTGGGTAGGCAAAAAGCAATATAAACCAGTAGATTATGAGAAGAGATTCAATTTTGCACTGACAGGTAAACGAGGTGGATTCGTCTATTTCCCCAGATATGATGAAAAGGGCAAACCTATTCTGGAAGGTGTTAAAACCATAAGGCTTGTAATAAACGGCGGGATAAGTGCCCAAACGATAGGTAAGACAATAGAGTTCTATTGGGACATAGATAAAGATTCTGGGGGAGCCTATTTGGCAGGGAAAGCCGCCGAGCGTCTAGAGGCAGACAGGCTGATAAAACGCCTTGAAAAGCTCAACGACCAAAAGAAGGAACTTCAAAAACAGCTTGACGAGCTTGATAAGGAAATCCAAAAGATAGAAGAAAGGCTCAAGGAACTGCAGAATTAA
- a CDS encoding S-layer domain-containing protein (PFAM: S-layer homology domain~InterPro IPR001119~KEGG: aco:Amico_1484 S-layer domain protein~PFAM: S-layer domain-containing protein~SPTR: S-layer protein): protein MRKLVALVAVAALVAFAAPAFAANPFMDVPMNHWAYDAVSQLAARGIVTGYPDGAFKGQWKATRYEMASVVARALAYVDMNKASKEDLELLKKLVVEFKDELDALGVKVEDLDKRVGVLESDIGGWKLWGELRFDAKWADNSWPPSSIGEPSGTHLDVPLNAYSTTGDTDFTMSRYRIWMSKKVDDKVTFYARLGGEDVTFERYYVSVALPWDATAWIGKWNYDWEDESGLYVDNDAWFTDRVLNGFYLNKTFSGGNFSVFVAHEETSYPDVEYIEDLLDSDLSGVNIDGYTYGARLNYNFNERFRLAGQAIWRTFDDPMLDDLTNDLFDKSIDTMNVYWADFGVKFTPSIELKGAYFWQNYTGLNNWDILTGIDTDAYSDLLDYAEDNLTLVEHDPNAWKVILDVKQEATGFTSLWLEYAQFDKHFMTFNPPYDDYTNGWLWGTITPTLTGFGLPYVGGIPYLGAMAWGGLPSDADAVLVHLNQKWNDKWETFQRYVKFDLDPVAVSWYNLDESGEAAVDADVTEWNLGVRYWYTPSLMFELSYSKYKLDGSLNVTQEVVDQEPYSEGYSASVEDDMIRFRTWVWF from the coding sequence ATGAGAAAGCTAGTTGCATTAGTAGCAGTAGCAGCGCTCGTTGCCTTTGCGGCACCTGCGTTTGCAGCCAATCCTTTCATGGATGTTCCTATGAACCACTGGGCCTATGACGCTGTCAGCCAGCTCGCAGCCCGTGGAATCGTCACCGGTTATCCCGATGGCGCCTTCAAAGGTCAGTGGAAAGCCACCCGTTACGAGATGGCTTCCGTAGTAGCCAGAGCCCTTGCCTATGTTGACATGAACAAGGCAAGCAAGGAAGACCTCGAGCTCTTGAAGAAGCTCGTCGTCGAGTTCAAGGACGAGCTCGATGCTCTCGGAGTCAAGGTTGAGGACCTCGACAAGAGAGTTGGAGTTCTCGAGAGCGACATCGGTGGTTGGAAGCTTTGGGGTGAGCTCCGCTTCGACGCCAAGTGGGCTGACAATAGCTGGCCTCCCTCATCAATAGGAGAGCCTTCAGGGACTCATTTAGATGTGCCGCTAAATGCTTATTCGACGACCGGCGACACCGATTTCACCATGAGCAGGTACCGAATCTGGATGAGCAAGAAAGTTGACGACAAGGTCACTTTCTATGCTCGTCTTGGCGGAGAAGACGTTACATTTGAGCGCTACTATGTTTCTGTGGCCCTTCCCTGGGACGCCACTGCTTGGATAGGCAAGTGGAACTATGACTGGGAAGACGAATCAGGCCTTTATGTGGATAACGATGCGTGGTTCACAGATAGGGTGCTGAATGGATTTTATCTCAACAAAACCTTTTCAGGAGGAAATTTTTCAGTTTTCGTTGCCCACGAGGAAACGTCATATCCAGATGTGGAGTACATCGAAGATTTGCTGGACAGTGATCTTTCGGGAGTCAATATAGATGGCTACACCTACGGTGCTAGGCTGAATTATAATTTTAATGAGAGGTTCCGGTTGGCAGGACAGGCTATCTGGCGCACGTTTGACGATCCAATGCTGGACGACCTCACAAACGATTTATTCGATAAGTCCATCGATACGATGAACGTATACTGGGCAGATTTTGGGGTTAAATTTACTCCCAGCATAGAACTCAAAGGCGCATATTTTTGGCAGAATTATACGGGGCTAAATAATTGGGATATATTGACAGGTATCGATACAGATGCTTACAGTGATCTTTTGGATTACGCAGAGGACAATCTTACCCTTGTTGAGCATGATCCTAATGCTTGGAAGGTTATTCTCGACGTGAAGCAGGAGGCCACTGGGTTTACTAGCCTTTGGCTTGAGTATGCCCAGTTTGATAAACACTTTATGACCTTTAATCCCCCTTACGATGATTACACTAATGGGTGGCTGTGGGGGACTATCACACCTACCTTGACAGGGTTCGGATTGCCTTATGTGGGCGGCATTCCTTACCTTGGTGCCATGGCATGGGGCGGCCTTCCTTCAGATGCTGATGCAGTGCTGGTTCATCTAAACCAGAAGTGGAACGACAAATGGGAGACTTTCCAGCGTTACGTAAAGTTTGACCTAGATCCCGTTGCAGTTTCCTGGTACAACTTGGACGAAAGCGGAGAGGCAGCTGTGGATGCAGATGTGACAGAGTGGAACCTTGGAGTTCGGTATTGGTACACGCCTAGTTTGATGTTTGAGCTATCGTACAGCAAGTATAAACTGGATGGTAGCCTTAATGTGACTCAAGAAGTGGTGGATCAAGAACCATATAGCGAAGGGTATTCTGCTTCTGTAGAGGATGATATGATCCGGTTTAGAACGTGGGTGTGGTTTTAA